Proteins encoded within one genomic window of Nonomuraea gerenzanensis:
- a CDS encoding AfsR/SARP family transcriptional regulator, which translates to MEFGILGPLTVWRAGEQLELGTPKARVLLAVLLCQAGYPVSEDQLVVALWGDSPPKSATKNVQTYVHRLRRRLGDPALVVRQGAGYLIPVAGDELDAARFEALAGAGQAVAAAGEPEQATHRLHEALSLWRGPAFAGMTDVPMLAAEASRLDEVRLSVLQSRIAVDLSMGRHAGLLGELTALTGEYPLRERLRAQLMLALYRCGRRADALAEYARARRTLIEETGLDPAGELHDLHQRILTQDPSLDLVPHATATITGAPARAGREHAARLPDEVGIRPGGKAPPAPAPAQVRAPAPEPRAAPTPAELPPDIADFTGRDDEVAALTEALTRPRPGTVAMAGVAGLGGLGKTTLAVHVAHRIADRFPGGQLYADLRGASADPARPEDVLSRFLFALGVSPTGIPESLEERVALYRSCLAGRRILILLDNVAGEKQVRPLLPGASGTAVLLTGRVRLVGLEGASLLELDVLPSGQAMDLLGRIVGDERVQDDPDAALEITRLCGRVPLAVRISAARLLGRRQWSLAHLAGVLGEERHRLDELVAGDLDVRAGFEMSYRLLPTGARRAFRLAGLLDAPDFASWTVAALLDVPVRQAEREIETLLDAHLLTLTRTDETGRLRYRFHDLLRLYARERAQREDPEPDRQAALQRALGAWLALAEVAAERVPGPCYALMHGSAPRWRLPAADSGPLLADPMAWFGAEHAALMAGVAQACEARLTELAWDLAGSTETYLNVRGLYDGWQRMHEQALALCRETGDRRGEAVLMRGLLEVTTWSSPAGPGPAMIRMRAGASQLLDLFTELGDPVGMADALATLAWSMTAHGNGGAQALALAERALRTAAGAGYLGGQARAYHVLAIIHGEDDPQAALQVLEQATKVAEALGNVHYTTTITQFLGTAKFFCGDVAGGQELLERSLSMARRLNYRYLETFSLLYLSKLFAAVGDERARATAELTRAHSEAGNFGHYLADSLSVLGQLDLAEGDLPSAVATLERSVRVWRTRGSIPYLARTLLALGDAHRAAGDHRAARAVWEEARELFRTIAHEHGMRTLDARLACG; encoded by the coding sequence ATGGAGTTCGGGATACTTGGTCCGCTGACGGTGTGGCGCGCAGGAGAGCAGCTCGAGCTGGGCACGCCGAAGGCCCGGGTGCTGCTGGCGGTTCTGCTGTGCCAGGCGGGCTACCCGGTTTCTGAAGATCAGCTCGTCGTGGCGCTTTGGGGTGACTCCCCGCCGAAGAGCGCCACCAAGAACGTGCAGACCTACGTGCACCGGCTGCGGCGGCGCCTGGGCGACCCCGCGCTCGTGGTGCGGCAGGGTGCCGGTTACCTGATTCCGGTGGCCGGCGACGAGCTGGACGCGGCGAGGTTCGAGGCCCTGGCCGGCGCGGGGCAGGCGGTGGCGGCCGCCGGCGAGCCGGAGCAGGCCACCCACCGCCTGCACGAGGCGCTGAGCCTGTGGCGCGGCCCCGCGTTCGCCGGCATGACCGACGTGCCGATGCTGGCCGCGGAGGCGTCCCGGCTGGACGAGGTCCGCCTGTCGGTCCTGCAGTCGCGGATCGCCGTGGACCTGAGCATGGGGCGGCACGCCGGGCTGCTGGGCGAGCTGACCGCGCTCACCGGCGAGTACCCGTTACGGGAGCGGCTGCGCGCGCAGCTGATGCTGGCGCTGTACCGCTGCGGCCGGCGGGCCGACGCGCTCGCCGAGTACGCGCGCGCCCGCAGGACCCTGATCGAGGAGACCGGCCTGGACCCGGCAGGCGAGCTGCACGACCTGCACCAGCGCATCCTCACGCAGGACCCCTCGCTCGACCTCGTGCCCCACGCCACGGCGACGATCACGGGCGCCCCCGCGCGGGCCGGCCGTGAACACGCCGCGCGCCTGCCGGACGAGGTGGGCATCCGGCCGGGCGGGAAGGCCCCACCCGCGCCTGCGCCCGCCCAGGTCAGGGCCCCGGCGCCGGAGCCCAGGGCGGCTCCCACCCCCGCCGAGCTGCCGCCGGACATCGCCGACTTCACCGGCAGGGACGACGAGGTGGCGGCCCTCACCGAGGCCCTCACCCGGCCGAGGCCGGGCACCGTCGCCATGGCCGGCGTCGCGGGACTGGGCGGCCTGGGCAAGACCACGCTCGCCGTGCACGTCGCCCACCGGATCGCGGACCGGTTCCCCGGCGGCCAGCTCTACGCGGACCTGCGCGGCGCCTCCGCCGACCCCGCCCGCCCGGAGGACGTGCTCAGCCGGTTCCTGTTCGCCCTGGGCGTCAGCCCGACCGGCATCCCCGAGTCCCTGGAAGAACGCGTGGCGCTCTACCGGAGCTGCCTGGCCGGCCGCCGGATCCTCATCCTGCTCGACAACGTCGCCGGGGAGAAGCAGGTGCGGCCGCTCCTGCCCGGCGCCTCGGGCACGGCGGTGCTCCTCACCGGGCGGGTCCGGCTGGTCGGTCTGGAGGGGGCGAGCCTGCTGGAGCTCGACGTCCTGCCGTCGGGCCAGGCCATGGACCTGCTGGGCAGGATCGTCGGCGACGAGCGCGTCCAGGACGACCCGGACGCGGCGCTGGAGATCACCCGGCTGTGCGGCCGGGTGCCGCTGGCGGTCCGCATCTCGGCGGCCAGGCTCCTCGGCAGAAGACAGTGGAGCCTGGCTCACCTCGCCGGCGTCCTCGGCGAGGAGCGGCACCGGCTGGACGAGCTGGTGGCGGGCGACCTCGACGTCCGCGCGGGCTTCGAGATGAGCTACCGGCTGCTGCCCACCGGCGCGCGGCGGGCCTTCCGGCTGGCGGGGCTGCTCGACGCGCCCGACTTCGCCTCCTGGACGGTGGCGGCCCTCCTGGACGTGCCCGTACGGCAGGCGGAACGCGAGATCGAGACCCTGCTCGACGCCCACCTGCTGACCCTCACCCGGACGGACGAGACGGGCAGGCTCCGCTACCGCTTCCACGACCTGCTCCGCTTGTACGCCCGCGAACGCGCGCAGCGCGAGGACCCGGAGCCCGACCGCCAGGCCGCGCTCCAGCGGGCCCTGGGCGCGTGGCTGGCACTGGCGGAGGTGGCGGCGGAGCGCGTCCCCGGCCCCTGCTACGCGCTCATGCACGGCTCCGCGCCGCGCTGGCGGCTGCCGGCGGCGGACTCGGGCCCGCTGCTGGCCGACCCGATGGCCTGGTTCGGCGCGGAGCACGCCGCGCTGATGGCGGGGGTCGCCCAGGCGTGCGAGGCGCGCCTGACCGAGCTCGCGTGGGACCTCGCGGGATCCACCGAGACCTACCTGAACGTGCGCGGCCTGTACGACGGCTGGCAGCGCATGCACGAACAGGCGCTCGCGCTCTGCCGCGAGACCGGCGACCGGCGCGGCGAGGCCGTGCTGATGCGCGGCCTCCTGGAGGTCACCACCTGGAGCTCACCGGCGGGCCCCGGGCCGGCGATGATCCGGATGCGGGCCGGCGCCTCGCAGCTCCTCGACCTGTTCACCGAGCTGGGCGATCCGGTCGGCATGGCCGACGCCCTGGCCACCCTGGCCTGGAGCATGACGGCTCACGGGAACGGCGGCGCGCAGGCGCTCGCCCTGGCCGAGCGCGCCCTGCGGACGGCGGCCGGCGCGGGCTACCTCGGCGGCCAGGCGCGCGCCTACCACGTGCTGGCGATCATCCACGGCGAGGACGACCCGCAGGCGGCGCTCCAGGTCCTGGAGCAGGCGACGAAGGTGGCCGAGGCGCTCGGCAACGTGCACTACACCACGACGATCACCCAGTTCCTCGGCACGGCGAAGTTCTTCTGCGGCGACGTCGCGGGCGGCCAGGAGCTGCTGGAGAGATCGCTGAGCATGGCGCGGCGGCTGAACTACCGCTACCTGGAGACGTTCTCGCTGCTCTACCTCTCCAAGCTGTTCGCCGCCGTCGGGGACGAGCGGGCCAGGGCGACCGCCGAGCTGACGCGCGCCCACAGCGAGGCCGGCAACTTCGGCCACTATCTCGCCGACTCGCTCAGCGTGCTCGGGCAGCTGGACCTGGCCGAAGGGGACCTGCCCTCCGCCGTCGCCACCCTCGAACGCTCGGTCCGGGTGTGGCGGACGCGCGGCTCGATCCCCTACCTGGCGCGGACGCTGCTCGCGCTCGGCGACGCCCACCGCGCCGCCGGCGACCACCGCGCGGCCAGGGCCGTCTGGGAGGAGGCCCGTGAGCTGTTCCGCACGATCGCGCACGAGCACGGCATGCGCACGCTGGACGCCCGGCTCGCGTGCGGGTGA